The following proteins come from a genomic window of Synergistaceae bacterium:
- the nadE gene encoding NAD(+) synthase produces MRGKHNLRNTIIQCEQWLRDEVASAGANGIVLGLSGGIDSSVLAALGREALGREGVLGVIMPCHSIPDDEEDARLLAEAVDVKFERADLSGVFDAMCALAGGNLSSLTTSNLKARLRMVTLYTFAQSRNFLVCGTSNRSEYETGYFTKYGDSGVDLMPLAGFLKREIRAMARELGVPGRIITKAPSAGLYDGQTDEGDMGFTYDVLDEYLASGRIDDPKAKERIDVMRRRSEHKRKPIPIFRR; encoded by the coding sequence TTGAGAGGAAAACACAACTTGCGTAATACAATCATTCAGTGCGAACAATGGCTGCGTGATGAGGTTGCTTCTGCAGGAGCAAATGGAATCGTTCTCGGGCTCTCCGGCGGTATTGATTCGTCTGTACTGGCCGCACTTGGCCGCGAAGCTCTCGGGCGTGAAGGAGTGCTCGGCGTAATCATGCCCTGCCACAGCATCCCCGACGATGAAGAGGACGCGCGTCTTCTCGCTGAAGCCGTTGATGTGAAGTTTGAGCGCGCTGACCTGTCAGGAGTGTTCGACGCAATGTGCGCTCTCGCGGGCGGAAACTTGTCCTCCCTCACCACGTCCAACCTCAAGGCTCGTCTCCGCATGGTTACGCTCTACACCTTCGCGCAAAGCAGGAACTTCCTCGTGTGCGGGACAAGCAACAGATCAGAGTACGAGACCGGCTACTTCACCAAGTACGGGGACAGCGGCGTTGACCTTATGCCTCTCGCGGGCTTCCTCAAGCGCGAGATAAGAGCAATGGCACGCGAGCTCGGAGTTCCCGGCCGAATCATCACCAAAGCTCCCAGCGCAGGCCTCTACGACGGACAGACCGATGAGGGCGATATGGGCTTCACGTATGATGTTCTTGATGAGTATCTTGCATCAGGCAGAATCGATGACCCCAAAGCTAAAGAACGTATAGACGTAATGCGCAGACGAAGCGAACACAAACGCAAGCCGATTCCAATCTTCAGGAGGTAA
- a CDS encoding YebC/PmpR family DNA-binding transcriptional regulator — protein MSGHSKWANIKHRKAAQDAKRGNLFQKLVRAIIIAAKDGGGDPAMNMRLKTAIERAKAVSVPNDNITRAIKRGTGELGDISYDELTYEVIGPAGIAVLVNVMTDNRNRTTPEIRALLARNGGQMGSEGSVAWMFDRKGVIEVKGEGLDEDALMTVGLDAGMSDMEESDEGFTLYCEPSDLDALQKALEAAKYVVESAEVSMIAKTPVEVADVEAAKKVMRLVDALEEHDDVQNVYSNFEIPDEVASQLEE, from the coding sequence ATGTCAGGACATTCAAAGTGGGCAAACATTAAGCACCGCAAGGCAGCACAGGACGCAAAGAGGGGCAACCTCTTTCAGAAGCTCGTACGCGCCATCATCATCGCAGCAAAAGACGGCGGCGGAGACCCCGCAATGAATATGCGCCTCAAGACAGCCATTGAGCGCGCAAAAGCCGTCAGTGTTCCCAACGACAACATCACCCGTGCCATAAAGCGCGGAACGGGCGAGCTCGGAGACATCTCCTACGACGAACTTACGTATGAAGTCATCGGGCCTGCAGGCATCGCCGTACTCGTAAACGTCATGACCGACAACCGCAACAGAACTACCCCCGAGATACGCGCACTCCTCGCACGCAACGGCGGGCAGATGGGCAGTGAAGGTTCTGTGGCGTGGATGTTTGACCGCAAAGGCGTAATCGAGGTCAAGGGCGAAGGCCTCGACGAGGACGCGTTAATGACCGTCGGGCTCGATGCGGGAATGTCCGACATGGAGGAGAGCGACGAGGGCTTCACGCTGTACTGCGAACCGTCAGACCTCGACGCGCTTCAGAAAGCTCTTGAGGCGGCAAAGTATGTCGTCGAGAGCGCAGAAGTCTCGATGATCGCGAAGACTCCTGTTGAGGTTGCTGATGTTGAGGCGGCGAAAAAGGTCATGAGGCTTGTTGATGCCCTCGAGGAACACGACGACGTTCAGAACGTGTATTCCAACTTCGAGATACCTGACGAGGTAGCCTCACAGCTTGAAGAATAG